The Oncorhynchus tshawytscha isolate Ot180627B linkage group LG18, Otsh_v2.0, whole genome shotgun sequence genome has a window encoding:
- the LOC112246767 gene encoding putative GPI-anchored protein pfl2: MKTTSPFSQTPSATASMKTTSPFSQTSSVTAFVKTTSPFSQTSSVTAFVKTTSSFSQTSSVTAFVKTTSPFSQTPSVTAFVKTTSPFSQTPSATAFVKTTTVSAVSQGTASSGRASES; the protein is encoded by the exons ATGAAGACCACCTCACCTTTCTCCCAGACCCCCTCTGCTACAGCCTCTATGAAGACCACCTCACCTTTCTCCCAGACCTCCTCTGTTACAGCCTTTGTGAAGACCACCTCACCTTTCTCCCAGACCTCCTCTGTTACAGCCTTTGTGAAGACCACCTCATCTTTCTCCCAGACCTCCTCTGTTACAGCCTTTGTGAAGACCACCTCACCTTTCTCCCAGACCCCCTCTGTTACAGCCTTTGTGAAGACCACCTCACCTTTCTCCCAGACCCCCTCTGCTACAGCCTTTGTGAAGACCAccactgtctctgctgtctctcaggGCACCGCCAGCTCTGGTAGAGCTTCT GAGAGCTAA